CTCCGGGACGGTCCGGGTGAAGGACGTGGTCGACGTGCTCGACGAGTACGAGGCCGAGTTCGTCGCGGACGCGGCCGCGGCCCTCCCCGACTCGCTCTCGCCCGACGCCGACGCGATCGGGCTCGACGACCTCGCGGACGAACGCGGCGTGAGCGTCGAGGCGATAGCGGACAAGGCGTTCCCCGACCACGAGCGGATCGGCCGGACGCTCGTGCGGCCCGCGGTATTAGAAGCGCTCGATGCCGACATCGAGGCCGGGATGTCGCTCTCGGAGGCCGAAGCGGTCCTCGACGAGCACGGCGTCGACGACGCGAGCGCCGCGCTCTCGCGGCTCGGCTACCGCGTCGAGTGGGAGGGACTCGGCGGCGGGACGGTCCGGGAGAAGTCCGGGTAGAGTATTTAAACCGTCGCGGTGGCGCGTGCCTGCGAGCGGCCGCCCTCGGCGGCCGCGAGGAGCACGCGCGAGGGAGTCGGGCGGCCGGAGCGAAGCGGAGGCCGACCGACGAGGCTGGGGAGGTGTGAGGTGCTGTGCGGTCGCGTTCCCGCGAGCAGAGAGGGACCTTCGGTCCCTCCAGCAGCCGGCGCGCAGTGCCGGCGACGAAGCGAGCGGGAGCACGGAAGTCGCAGCCCGCGCAGCGAACGGAGTGAGCGAGCAGGACCGTCTTCCTACGGTCGGGTGGGACTCAAAGGGGCAGCCGTGAGGCGGGCGTAGGCGACGCAAGGACCGGAAGGAGCGAGCGAAGCGAGCGACTGAGAACCGCAGCGAGCGTACGGCCGCCTCACGGCTGGGGCTTTGGAGGTGTTCACCGCCGATCTGCGAGCAACTGTTTATAAGCAAGCGGCTGGGGGCTTTGGAGGTGTTCACCGCCGATCAGCTATCGACTATTTATAAGCAGTAAACCGACTTGCTAACACGATCCCTCACTCCACGATCGGCAGGTCCGCTCGACTCCCTTTCGGAACCACGGAACGCAGTTCGTCGTAGAGGTACAGCCCGACCCCGATCGGCACGCTCTCACCCGCGACCTCGTGGGTCGCGATCAGGTACCCCCAGTCGCCCTCCCACTCGGGGATGTCCTGGTCGTCGCCCGCCGCGAAGGTCGACGCCTGCTCCGGACCCAGTTCGATCACGTTCTTCGTCGCGCGCGCGCCGAACCGTGAGACCGCCCGCCCGGTCGGCTTCCAGTGCTCCTGTCGCGTGCGGAGGAACGTCATCCCGACCGCCTCCACCTCGCTCGGGTCGGTCGCCTCGCCGTTGAAGATCCAGATCTTCCCGGCCCCCTTCTCCCAGAAGGTGTACTCCGCGAAGACCTCCCTGCCGATTCCGAACCGTTCGTCCCACCAGTCGAGGACCTCCTCGCGGCTCGCGCGGCCCTCTACCTCGCGGTCGGCCGGCGTCTCCGGCAACCGGTCGAACTGCTGGCCGTCGTTGGTGGGAGCGTCGCCGGCGTCGCCGCCGGAATCGCCGTCGCTCATGCGGCCACCTCGCCGTCGCTCGTGCCCTCCTCTCCTTCCCCGCCCACGCGAAGCTTCGCGCAGAAGAACCCGCCCGTGTCGTTGCGGTGCGGGTAGACGCGCTTCGCGCGCGTCACCGACTCGTCGTACGTCTCGCCCTCCCACTCGGTGACGCCGGGGTCGGTGTCGAGCGGCAGGTCGAAGGCCACGAGTTCGCAGTCCTCCGCGTCGAGGACGTGGTCGAGGACGGCCTCGTTCTCCTCGGGCGCGAACGTACAGGTGGAGTAGACGACGACCCCGCCGGGGCGAGTCGCCTGAACCGCCCGGACCAAGATCCCCTTCTGGATGCCCGCGACCGCGTGGACGTGGTCGAGCGTCCACTGGTCGAGCACGTCCGGGTTCTTGCGGCAGGTGCCCTCACACGAGCAGGGGGCGTCGACTAAGGCGCGGTCGAACTCGTCGAACGCCAGCGGCTTCGTCGAGAAGTTGCGCGCGTCCTGGTTCGTGACGATCGTGTTCGTGATCCCGAGCCGCTCCGCGTTGTGGCGGAGCGCGGAGAGCCGCCCGAGGTTGTTGTCGTTGGCGACGACGGTCCCCTCGTCGTCCATCGCGTCCGCGATCTGGGTCGTCTTGCTGCCGGGCGCCGCGCAGGCGTCCCAGACGCGCTCGCCCGGCCGGGGGTCGAGCGCGAGTCCGGGCAGCACGGACACCTCCTCCTGCCCGTGGGTCCAGCCGTGGACGTACGGCCAGTTGCCGCCGGGGTTCCCGTCGAGGAGCTCGAAGAGCCCGTCGTGCCAGTCGACCGGCTCGTACGCCACCCCCGCCTCGTCGAACGCCTCGCGGACGCGGTCGGGAGTCGCCGCGATCCGGTTCGTGCGCACGACCGAGGGGAGGGGCCGGTCGCACGCCGCCCGGAACGCGTCGACGTCGTCGACGAGCGACTCGTATCGGTCGAGCGGATTCATGGCTCCCCTTTCGCGGCGGGCCGTTAGACGGTTTCGGGACTCGCGCGCTCGCCTCGCGCCCCATCTTTAGGTCCGGTCCGCGCGTAGCGCCGCGCATGGCGCGCATCTCCGTCGTCAACGACGTATCGCTGAAGGAGCCGACGCTGGTGGAGGGGTTCCCCGGCGTCGGGCTCGTGGGGAAGATCGCGACCGACCACCTCATCGACGCCCACGGGATGACCCACTACGCGAACGTCCACTGCGACGCCCTCCCGCCGGTGGCGGTCTACCGCGAGTCCGAGACGGCCGCGACGACGCCGGTGCGGCTGTACGCGGACCCCGAGAACGACCTCGTCGCGCTCCGCAGCGACGTGCCCGTGAAGCCGGGCGCGGCGACGGAGGTCGCGGCGTGTCTCGGCTCGTGGTTCGACGAGGTCGACCTGTTCCCGGTGTTCCTGTCCGGACTCGGCCGCGAGAAGGACGAGTCGCCCCCGGAGCTGTACGGGATCGCGACCGGCGACGGCGGCGAGGCGCTGGGGCGCGCCGAGGTGTCGGAGCCGTCCGAGTCCGGGCTCGTCTCCGGCCCGACGGGCGCGATGCTCGCGGCCGCGCTGGAGGACGACCGCGACGCGGTCGGTCTCGTCGTCGAGTCCGACCCGCAGTTCCCCGACCCCGAGGCCGCGCGCGTGCTCATCCTCGACGGCATCGACCCCATCACCGGGGTCGAGACGCCGACCGACGGGCTCGTCGAGCAGGCGAGCGAGATCCGGGACGCGAAACAGCAGCTCGCGGAACAGATGCGACGGGCGACCGAGGAGAGCTCGCAGGCCGAGCCGCTGAAGATGTTCCAATAGGGGCGACGACCGGCCGCCCCATCGGCGGGCGAGCGAATCCCGGCCGACCCCGCTACCGATCGGACGACCCGCCCGCGGCGTCGTCCTCCAACTCGTCGAGGATCGGCCGATACTTCAGCTGGACCTCGTCCCACTCGCGGTCGGGGTCGGAGTCGGAGACGATGCCGACGCCCGCGAACAGCGTGGCGCGGCGGCGGCTCGCGACGGCCGAGCGGATCGCGACCGCGAACGCGCCGTTGCCCGCGGCGTCGATCCAGCCGACCGGCGCGGCGTACCAGCCGCGGTCGAACGGCTCCGTCTCGCGGATCGTCGCCAGCGCGCGGTCCGGCGGCAGCCCGCCGACCGCGGGCGTCGGGTGAAGCGCCTCGACGAGGTCGAGCACGTGGCGGTCCGCGTCGAGCTCGGCGGTGATCGGCGTGTGGAGGTGCTGGACGGTCGCGAGGCGGCGGACGCGACGCTCGCCCGCCGAGGTCGACGCCGCGAACGGCTCCAGCTGGTCGCGGACCGTCTCCGCGACCAGCTCGTGTTCGTGGACGTTCTTCTCGTCGTCGAGCAGCTCCTGCGCGAGCCACTCGTCCTCGGCCGGCGTCTCGCCGCGCCCGGTCGTCCCGGCGAGCGCGTCCGTCTCGACCGTCCGACCGCGGAGCGAGACCAGCCGTTCGGGCGTGGCGCCGAAGAAGGCGCTGTCGCCGGCCGGGGGCTCGAACCAGTAGCGGTGGCAGTCGGGGTACTTCTCCGCGAGGCGTTCGAGGGTCGCCGCGCGCGAGAAGTCGGCCGCGAGGTCCGTCTCAAGCGCCTGCGCCAACACCACCTTCTGAAGGTCGCC
The sequence above is a segment of the Halorubrum sp. 2020YC2 genome. Coding sequences within it:
- a CDS encoding RsmB/NOP family class I SAM-dependent RNA methyltransferase; its protein translation is MNPLDRYESLVDDVDAFRAACDRPLPSVVRTNRIAATPDRVREAFDEAGVAYEPVDWHDGLFELLDGNPGGNWPYVHGWTHGQEEVSVLPGLALDPRPGERVWDACAAPGSKTTQIADAMDDEGTVVANDNNLGRLSALRHNAERLGITNTIVTNQDARNFSTKPLAFDEFDRALVDAPCSCEGTCRKNPDVLDQWTLDHVHAVAGIQKGILVRAVQATRPGGVVVYSTCTFAPEENEAVLDHVLDAEDCELVAFDLPLDTDPGVTEWEGETYDESVTRAKRVYPHRNDTGGFFCAKLRVGGEGEEGTSDGEVAA
- a CDS encoding PAC2 family protein; this encodes MARISVVNDVSLKEPTLVEGFPGVGLVGKIATDHLIDAHGMTHYANVHCDALPPVAVYRESETAATTPVRLYADPENDLVALRSDVPVKPGAATEVAACLGSWFDEVDLFPVFLSGLGREKDESPPELYGIATGDGGEALGRAEVSEPSESGLVSGPTGAMLAAALEDDRDAVGLVVESDPQFPDPEAARVLILDGIDPITGVETPTDGLVEQASEIRDAKQQLAEQMRRATEESSQAEPLKMFQ
- a CDS encoding isochorismate synthase, whose amino-acid sequence is MERARSRSSSPLVSRTTGIDEPAFAAAFDALPSPSTTWSAPDDALVLGGGAAATLTASGGDRFASIREAATELFEAGDVHAGTEAARPRVFGGFSFHEGACDGDPWEPFPEARFVLPRVQLTVADNGAWLTVNAVGADADVAAVEDRLAHEVDRFAALDSVETARGAGAPGSRPPRPGIRESHRTTSPEAWRESVAAAVDRIRDGDLQKVVLAQALETDLAADFSRAATLERLAEKYPDCHRYWFEPPAGDSAFFGATPERLVSLRGRTVETDALAGTTGRGETPAEDEWLAQELLDDEKNVHEHELVAETVRDQLEPFAASTSAGERRVRRLATVQHLHTPITAELDADRHVLDLVEALHPTPAVGGLPPDRALATIRETEPFDRGWYAAPVGWIDAAGNGAFAVAIRSAVASRRRATLFAGVGIVSDSDPDREWDEVQLKYRPILDELEDDAAGGSSDR